ACTGGAGGGAGAGCACCGCGCCGTCGACCAGCGGCGGCTCGCCGACCGAGAGGCGCTGGGCGTCCAGCCGCTCCCGCCCGGCGAAGAGGATCACCGCGCCGCCGCCCAGTGACCCCTCGGAGCCCTGGACCGCCGAAGCGAGGGCCGAGGCCACGGCGGCGAGCGCCGTGCCCGCCGGGGCGGTGAGCAGGACATCGCACGCGCGTGCCGGTGCGTGTCCGGTGCGCGGCGCGAGGACGGTCAGCCGGATCTGCATCGCCGTCAGCGGTCCCTTCTGCGGGTTGCCCGGCAGGGGACCTCCCTGTGATGCCCCCCACCCGGCGCGGACGCGTCGTCCGGTACGGGTCGTCACGTACCGCAGGACTCCCGCTCCCGCAGTTCCGTGCTGGAGGCATCCTCGCACCTGCCACCGGCAACACGCCCACGGGTCATGCATAAGTGATCTTGATTGGTCGGGTGTGGGCGCAAAAGAGCCTGCTTGGCCCGGGTTCGGACAGTTCCGCGTGAGTGGGCCGTGCAGTGGGCAGACGTACGGACGCCCCGGGGCAACCGGCCGGTCGCCCGTCGCGTCTTTCCCGGAGCGGGCACGGGAGGGTTCGCGCGGCTGTCGGGAGCAACCGGGAAATGGCCGGAAACCGGCGGGTCACAGCGTGAACACAGCCCGTTCGCGACCCCTCGGCGGCCGGTTCGGCACCATTAGAGTGGGGCCTTTACCGACCACCGTCCCCACAACAGCAGGGAGCGCATGACGTGCGGCCCGTAGGCAGCAAGTACCTGCTCGAAGAGCCGCTCGGACGCGGCGCCACGGGCACCGTCTGGCGAGCCCGCCAGCGGGAGACCGCGGGGGCCGAGGCGGCCGTCGCGGGGCAGCCCGGCGAGACCGTGGCGATCAAGGTCCTCAAGGAGGAGCTCGCCAACGACGCCGACGTGGTGATGCGGTTCCTGCGGGAGCGCTCCGTGCTGCTCCGGCTCACTCACGAGAACATCGTGCGCACCCGCGACCTGGTGGTCGAAGGGGACCTCCTCGCCCTGGTCATGGACCTCGTCGACGGCCCCGACCTGCACCGCTACCTCCGGGAGAACGGCCCGCTGACCCCGGTCGCCGCCTCCCTGCTCACCGCCCAGATCGCGGACGCGCTCGCCGCCAGCCACGCCGACGGCGTCGTCCACCGCGACCTGAAGCCCGCCAACGTCCTGCTCGACGAGCGCGACGGCACCATGCGCCCGATGCTGACCGACTTCGGCATCGCCCGGCTCGCCGACTCCCCGGGGCTGACCCGCACCCACGAGTTCGTGGGCACGCCCGCGTACGTGGCCCCGGAGTCCGCCGAGGGCCGCCCGCAGACCTCCGCCGTCGACATCTACGGCGCCGGAATCCTGCTGTACGAGCTGGTCACCGGCCGCCCGCCGTTCGCCGGAGGCACCGCGCTGGAGGTGCTCCACCGCCACCTCAGCGAGGAGCCCCGCCGCCCGTCCACCGTGCCCGAACCCCTGTGGACGGTCATCGAGCGCTGCCTCAGCAAGGACCCGGACCGGCGGCCCAGCGCCGAGAACCTGGCACGGGCACTGCGTACGGTCGCCGCCGGCATCGGCGTGCACGCCAACTCCACCCAGATCGCCGCCGCCGACGGTGTCGGCGCGCTGCTCGCCCCGGACCCGGCGCCCGCGCCCGTACCCGAGACGCCCGGCGCGGCCGACCCCACACAGGTGCTGCCGAGCACCGGCGCCCCGTTCGGCGCGGGTGGATACGATCCGAACGCCGCCACCAGCGTCATGCAGCACGGGCAGTTCCCGGGCGGCTCGGGCCCCGCGGCCGACCCCACCGCCGTCCTGCCGCCGGTGCCGCAGCGCCCGGACGACTCGCCGCAGCAGGACCCCGCACACCCCTGGCAGTCCCAGCTCCAGGCCGCGCGCGACCGCAACGAGCAGACCCAGGTGCAGTACCTCGACCCCGCCGACGACCCGCTGCGCCGCCGCCCCCAGCGTCAGCAGCCGCAGCAGCAGCCCCCGCAGCGGCAGCAGCCCCAGCAGCAGCGCCCCCAGCACCAGCAGTACCCGCCGCGGCAAGAGCAGCAGCCGCAGCGCTACCAGCAGCCCCAGCACCAGAACTACCCGCCCCAGCAGCAGCAGCCCCAGCAGCAGCAGCCGCAGCAGTACGCGCCCCAGCAGTACGGCCGGCAGCAGCCCCAGCGCCAGCAGTACGCGCCCCCGCAGCAGCCGCAGGCACCCGCCCCGCGCGAGCCGCGCCCGCC
The DNA window shown above is from Streptomyces sp. NBC_00247 and carries:
- a CDS encoding serine/threonine-protein kinase, which translates into the protein MRPVGSKYLLEEPLGRGATGTVWRARQRETAGAEAAVAGQPGETVAIKVLKEELANDADVVMRFLRERSVLLRLTHENIVRTRDLVVEGDLLALVMDLVDGPDLHRYLRENGPLTPVAASLLTAQIADALAASHADGVVHRDLKPANVLLDERDGTMRPMLTDFGIARLADSPGLTRTHEFVGTPAYVAPESAEGRPQTSAVDIYGAGILLYELVTGRPPFAGGTALEVLHRHLSEEPRRPSTVPEPLWTVIERCLSKDPDRRPSAENLARALRTVAAGIGVHANSTQIAAADGVGALLAPDPAPAPVPETPGAADPTQVLPSTGAPFGAGGYDPNAATSVMQHGQFPGGSGPAADPTAVLPPVPQRPDDSPQQDPAHPWQSQLQAARDRNEQTQVQYLDPADDPLRRRPQRQQPQQQPPQRQQPQQQRPQHQQYPPRQEQQPQRYQQPQHQNYPPQQQQPQQQQPQQYAPQQYGRQQPQRQQYAPPQQPQAPAPREPRPPRQRSANPMKIPGLGCLKGCLFTIVLLIVAGWLIWELTPLQDWVDQGKGYWEAIGDAISSVTGWISDLGGGSA